The Mercenaria mercenaria strain notata unplaced genomic scaffold, MADL_Memer_1 contig_2126, whole genome shotgun sequence genome has a segment encoding these proteins:
- the LOC128552190 gene encoding uncharacterized protein LOC128552190 — protein MDLLILRLIISAFSTFSLAEATKSNNVTLYTQELLSVTMPICNDKVGLSCPSSKTDRDNRMFFCRFRCPQGTLYHCKEDTYHGIIEFCAKPEICDKGQMYSVYFDSEHQRVVIQKSTCPEGLFQPFEEDCYIACTQYHHVDESFLQDLGIVVLYHGNATHPGVGYCDVDNGYVNIDYNMYINLTQFEVSVCDKKENFQIKCDTGQRLLPDSRCVPVCEQGYVVNKKDFFKCSLHSSTDTV, from the exons ATGGATCTACTTATACTACGGCTGATTATTTctgcattttcaacattttcacttGCTGAAGCTACGAAAAGCAATAATGTCACATTGTACACACAAGAGTTGCTGTCAGTTACAATGCCAATTTGTAATGACAAGGTTGGGTTAAGTTGTCCATCCAGTAAGACTGATAGGGACAATAGGATGTTCTTCTGCAGATTTCGCTGTCCACAAGGCACACTGTATCATTGTAAAGAAGATACATATCATGGGATTATAGAATTTTGTGCCAAGCCAGAAATTTGTGATAAAG GGCAAATGTACAGTGTGTACTTTGATTCAGAGCACCAGAGGGTTGTGATTCAGAAAAGTACATGTCCTGAGGGTTTGTTCCAACCATTTGAAGAGGATTGTTACATTGCCTGTACCCAGTATCATCATGTTGACGAGTCGTTCCTACAAGACCTTGGTATAGTGGTGCTATATCATGGAAATGCTACACACCCTGGTGTAGGATACTGTGATGTAGATAATGGATATGTGAACATAGattataatatgtatataaatctaACTCAGTTTGAAGTGTCAGTctgtgataaaaaagaaaattttcagatcAAATGTGATACGGGTCAGCGCCTTCTTCCAG ATTCTCGATGTGTTCCTGTATGTGAGCAAGGATATGTAGTGAACAAAAAGGATTTTTTCAAATGCTCATTGCATTCCAGCACTGACACTGtgtaa